Proteins found in one Triticum aestivum cultivar Chinese Spring chromosome 4D, IWGSC CS RefSeq v2.1, whole genome shotgun sequence genomic segment:
- the LOC123099533 gene encoding uncharacterized protein, with product MAKYVEMLDMGVRIAARFHSHCPQTARMYYKPPQSASTSGAAEAATTDRTKAAGFDGGEDVAAGFRPFAASGALGAGVQPRFGFDTAQVVIYEVV from the coding sequence ATGGCCAAGTACGTGGAGATGCTGGACATGGGCGTGCGCATCGCCGCCAGGTTCCACTCCCACTGCCCGCAGACGGCGCGCATGTACTACAAGCCGCCGCAGTCCGCCTCCACGTCGGGCGCCGCCGAGGCCGCCACGACGGATCGGACGAAGGCGGCCGGCTTTGACGGCGGCGAGGACGTGGCTGCTGGCTTCCGGCCCTTCGCCGCCTCGGGAGCTCTCGGCGCCGGCGTCCAGCCGCGGTTCGGCTTCGACACCGCGCAGGTCGTCATCTACGAGGTCGTATGA
- the LOC123096021 gene encoding 50S ribosomal protein L7/L12 yields the protein MATRLLHLRRLLPAARPSCAAAFSTAVTPTPRVSGLVDEICGLNLIEASSLADALRGRLGVDQLPPLAILMGGAAPLAGDGAGAAEEAKPKEEKMAFDVKLEGFDAAAKLKIIKELRAITSLGLKEAKELVEKAPAVLKAGVPKEEAESIAEKMRALGAKIVLE from the coding sequence ATGGCTACCCGCCTCCTCCACCTGCGCCGCCTCCTCCCGGCCGCGCGCCCGTCCTGCGCCGCCGCGTTCTCCACCGCCGTCACCCCGACCCCGCGGGTCTCAGGCCTCGTGGACGAGATCTGCGGCCTCAACCTCATCGAGGCTTCCTCCCTCGCCGATGCCCTGCGCGGCCGCCTCGGCGTCGACCAGCTCCCTCCCCTAGCCATCCTCATGGGCGGCGCAGCCCCGCTGGCCGGAGACGGCGCCGGGGCCGCCGAGGAGGCGAAGCCCAAGGAGGAAAAAATGGCGTTCGACGTGAAGCTGGAGGGGTTCGACGCCGCGGCGAAGCTTAAGATTATCAAGGAGCTGAGGGCGATCACGAGTTTGGGCCTGAAGGAGGCCAAGGAGCTCGTGGAGAAGGCGCCGGCCGTGCTCAAGGCCGGGGTGCCCAAGGAGGAAGCGGAGAGCATCGCCGAGAAGATGCGGGCACTGGGCGCCAAGATTGTTCTCGAGTGA
- the LOC123099531 gene encoding uncharacterized protein: MAATMKLTITFLLLVSALVVFGDAKKAPCAVVCVQGGHITCDNYPGQKLDGCDCQCAPKDGKGCVLHLNSGSTNQCTTTPEY; this comes from the exons ATGGCTGCCACCATGAAGCTCACaatcaccttcctcctcctcgtctccg CGCTCGTGGTGTTCGGCGACGCCAAGAAGGCGCCGTGCGCCGTGGTGTGCGTCCAGGGAGGGCACATCACCTGCGACAACTACCCCGGCCAGAAGCTCGACGGGTGCGACTGCCAGTGCGCGCCCAAGGACGGCAAGGGCTGCGTGCTCCACCTCAACAGCGGCTCCACCAACCAGTGCACCACCACGCCGGAGTACTGA
- the LOC123096022 gene encoding uncharacterized protein, which yields MAATMKLSLTFVLLLSALVVLGDAQATCDLVRCIQGGHITCKNYPGQRLDGCACVCAPEDGKRCVLRLDDGSTYDCPKTKC from the exons ATGGCAGCCACCATGAAGCTGTCGCTCaccttcgtcctcctcctctccg CGCTGGTGGTGCTCGGGGACGCCCAGGCGACCTGCGACCTCGTCCGGTGCATCCAGGGAGGGCACATCACCTGCAAGAACTACCCCGGCCAGAGGCTCGACGGGTGCGCCTGCGTGTGCGCGCCCGAGGACGGCAAGCGCTGCGTGCTCCGGCTCGACGACGGCTCCACCTACGACTGCCCCAAAACCAAGTGCTGA